A single region of the Pseudomonas sp. GGS8 genome encodes:
- a CDS encoding SDR family oxidoreductase, with protein sequence MDKVIVITGGSRGIGAATALLAAEQGYRICINYQSDEQAALSVLEQVRARGAQAIAVRADVSIEDEVIALFHRVDTELGRVTALVNNAGTVGQKSRIDEMSEFRILKILKTNVLAPILCAKHAILRMSPKHGGQGGSIVNVSSVASRLGSPNEYVDYAASKGALDTFTIGLSKEVAGEGIRVNAVRPGYIYTDFHALSGDPDRVSKLESAIPMARGGRPDEVAEAIVWLLSDKASYATGTFVDLGGGR encoded by the coding sequence ATGGACAAAGTCATCGTCATCACCGGCGGCAGCCGCGGAATCGGCGCCGCCACGGCCCTGTTGGCCGCCGAGCAAGGTTATCGGATCTGCATCAACTATCAGTCCGACGAACAAGCGGCGCTCAGTGTGCTGGAACAAGTCCGCGCACGCGGCGCCCAAGCCATCGCCGTGCGCGCCGACGTCAGCATCGAAGACGAAGTGATCGCACTGTTTCACCGCGTGGACACCGAACTGGGTCGGGTCACGGCGCTGGTGAACAACGCCGGCACCGTCGGGCAAAAGTCGCGGATCGACGAAATGTCGGAATTCCGCATTCTGAAAATCCTCAAGACCAACGTCCTGGCGCCGATCCTCTGCGCCAAACACGCGATTTTGCGCATGTCGCCCAAACACGGTGGGCAGGGTGGCAGCATCGTCAACGTCTCCTCGGTCGCCTCGCGTTTGGGCTCACCCAACGAGTACGTGGATTACGCCGCATCGAAAGGCGCGCTGGACACTTTCACCATCGGCCTGTCCAAGGAAGTGGCGGGTGAGGGGATTCGCGTCAATGCGGTGCGGCCGGGTTACATCTACACCGATTTCCATGCATTGAGCGGTGATCCTGATCGGGTCAGCAAGCTGGAATCGGCGATCCCGATGGCGCGCGGTGGGCGGCCTGATGAAGTGGCGGAGGCGATTGTCTGGTTGTTGTCGGATAAGGCGTCGTATGCGACGGGGACGTTTGTCGACTTGGGCGGCGGGCGTTAA
- a CDS encoding bifunctional diguanylate cyclase/phosphodiesterase yields the protein MLIGSYSLSLVFISLCVAILASYTALDLTGRIATAKGRAVHLWTAGGAFAMGIGVWSMHFIGMLAFTLPIDLGYDTTLTVLSLLIAILSCGFALWLVSQPRLPAWQLAFGALVMGAGISAMHYTGMAAMRMQPGIDYDPTLFGASLLIAVGASGAALWIAFRLRQHTPYVRLFRAGAAVIMGIAIVGMHYTGMAAARFADGSFCGAAVSGLNGKGLDSLVLITTLAILSIALLTSILDARLEARTADLAHSLTVANRELTQLALHDTLTGLPNRMLLADRIDQAMSKVQELGGCFALMFIDLDGFKPVNDAFGHHMGDQLLREVASRLREDLRSQDTLARIGGDEFVLLVRLNEPNDALNLAVRQVGLIARSFRVAEHDLQISASVGIALYPGNGQTAEELLMNADAAMYHAKGAGKNGHRFFDASMNNNARKQLQLLQDLRHAVDQRQFKLYYQPKFDAGHGRPVGAEALLRWDHPTLGLLQPDTFIDLAEKTGLIIPIGEWVLNEACRQMREWYVLGYTDWRVAVNLSALQFCHAGLVQSVAKALAAHHLPANSLTLEITETTAMSDADASMTVLQELSEMGVDLSIDDFGTGYSSLMYLKRLPANELKIDRGFVRDLERDSDDAAIVSAIVALGQALGLRIVAEGVETDVQQDFLTQLGCDSLQGYLLGHPLPADRFMADIHRGEQSATG from the coding sequence ATGCTCATCGGTAGTTATTCCCTTTCGCTGGTTTTCATATCGCTTTGTGTGGCGATACTGGCCTCTTATACCGCGTTAGACCTCACCGGACGCATCGCCACGGCCAAGGGTCGAGCGGTGCACTTATGGACGGCGGGTGGCGCTTTTGCGATGGGCATTGGCGTGTGGTCGATGCATTTCATCGGCATGCTCGCGTTCACATTGCCGATCGACCTGGGCTACGACACCACCCTCACGGTGCTGTCACTGTTGATTGCGATCCTGTCTTGCGGCTTTGCCCTGTGGCTGGTCAGTCAGCCACGGCTGCCGGCCTGGCAACTGGCGTTCGGCGCGCTGGTCATGGGCGCCGGCATCAGCGCCATGCATTACACCGGCATGGCCGCCATGCGCATGCAGCCGGGCATCGATTACGACCCGACTCTGTTTGGCGCGTCGCTGCTGATTGCCGTCGGCGCGTCGGGCGCGGCGTTATGGATCGCTTTCCGCCTGCGCCAGCACACGCCGTATGTTCGCCTGTTCCGTGCGGGGGCTGCAGTCATCATGGGCATTGCCATCGTCGGCATGCACTACACCGGCATGGCCGCGGCGCGCTTTGCCGACGGCAGTTTCTGTGGCGCGGCGGTCAGCGGCTTGAACGGCAAGGGGCTGGACAGCCTGGTGCTGATCACCACCTTGGCGATATTGAGCATCGCCTTGCTGACGTCAATCCTCGATGCCCGCCTGGAGGCTCGCACTGCGGACCTCGCCCACTCGCTGACCGTGGCCAATCGTGAACTCACTCAACTGGCCCTGCACGACACCCTCACCGGTTTGCCCAACCGCATGTTGCTGGCCGACCGTATCGATCAGGCCATGTCGAAAGTGCAGGAGCTGGGCGGCTGTTTTGCGCTGATGTTCATTGATCTGGACGGCTTCAAACCGGTCAACGATGCGTTCGGCCATCACATGGGCGACCAGCTGCTGCGTGAAGTTGCATCGCGCCTGCGCGAAGACCTGCGTAGCCAGGACACCCTGGCGCGGATCGGCGGCGACGAATTCGTATTGCTGGTGCGCCTGAACGAGCCGAACGATGCGCTGAACCTGGCGGTACGCCAGGTCGGGCTGATCGCACGCTCGTTCCGGGTTGCCGAACATGACTTGCAGATTTCCGCCAGTGTCGGCATTGCGCTCTATCCGGGCAACGGTCAGACCGCCGAAGAGTTGCTGATGAACGCCGACGCGGCGATGTACCACGCCAAAGGCGCGGGGAAAAACGGCCACCGCTTCTTCGACGCCTCGATGAACAACAACGCGCGCAAACAACTGCAATTGCTACAAGACTTGCGCCATGCTGTCGATCAACGGCAGTTCAAACTTTATTACCAACCCAAATTTGACGCCGGCCATGGCCGACCGGTGGGCGCCGAGGCGTTGCTGCGCTGGGACCACCCGACTCTGGGCCTGCTGCAGCCCGACACGTTCATTGATCTTGCGGAGAAGACCGGGCTGATCATTCCGATTGGCGAGTGGGTGCTCAACGAAGCCTGCCGGCAGATGCGCGAGTGGTACGTGCTCGGTTACACCGATTGGCGCGTCGCAGTGAACCTCTCGGCGTTGCAATTCTGCCATGCGGGGCTGGTGCAGAGCGTTGCCAAGGCCCTGGCCGCCCATCATCTGCCGGCCAACAGCCTGACCCTGGAAATCACCGAAACCACCGCCATGAGCGACGCCGATGCGAGCATGACGGTGTTGCAGGAGCTTTCGGAAATGGGCGTCGACCTGTCCATCGATGACTTTGGCACCGGCTATTCGAGCTTGATGTACCTCAAGCGTCTGCCGGCCAATGAACTGAAGATCGACCGAGGTTTCGTCCGCGATCTGGAGCGCGACAGCGACGACGCGGCCATTGTCTCGGCCATTGTCGCCCTCGGCCAGGCACTGGGCTTGCGGATCGTGGCCGAAGGGGTGGAAACCGATGTTCAGCAAGACTTCCTGACCCAGCTGGGCTGCGACTCGTTGCAGGGTTACCTGCTCGGGCATCCGCTGCCGGCGGATCGCTTCATGGCCGACATTCACCGTGGAGAACAATCGGCAACGGGCTGA
- a CDS encoding efflux transporter outer membrane subunit has product MTDRSLLNLTAPLITARGSRLLSLSLCVAMLSACAIGPDYQRPQAAVPAQYKEAAGWRQANPSDSLARGAWWELYGDQQLNGLIEKLNSANQTVAQSEAQYRQAQALARSARGAFFPTVDLTVSKNRSSQGTGSSSSSLSSSSSGIRDTYSAQAGVSWEADIWGKLRRGLEADTANAQASFADLAAMRLSQQSELVQNYLQLRVIDEQKRLLEATVEAYQRSLKMTENQYRAGVSGKDAVAQATTQLKTTQAEMVDLIWQRAQFENAIAVLIGLPPAEFSLAETPDIPALPQVPLSLPSQLLERRPDIAAAERSVMAANANIGVAKAAYYPDLTLSMNGGYSSSTYANWISLPNRFWSVGPQLAMTLFDGGQRSAEVDRSEASYDETVAKYRQTVLDGFREVENYLVQLKVLEDEAKVRQEALDAARESLRLTQNQYKAGLIAYLDVVVVQATALSNERNVLSLLQSRLIASVQLIAALGGGWDGQLQVSDKQ; this is encoded by the coding sequence ATGACTGACCGTTCGCTTCTCAACCTGACTGCACCGCTGATCACGGCCCGGGGCTCGCGTTTGCTGAGCCTGTCGCTGTGCGTGGCGATGCTGAGCGCCTGCGCCATCGGCCCGGATTACCAGCGTCCGCAAGCCGCCGTACCGGCACAGTACAAAGAGGCGGCCGGCTGGCGTCAGGCCAACCCCAGCGATTCGTTGGCGCGCGGTGCCTGGTGGGAGCTGTATGGCGATCAGCAGCTCAATGGCCTGATCGAAAAGCTCAACAGCGCCAACCAGACCGTCGCTCAGTCCGAAGCCCAGTACCGTCAGGCCCAAGCCTTGGCGCGCAGTGCCCGGGGGGCGTTTTTCCCGACGGTGGACCTGACCGTCAGCAAGAACCGCTCCAGCCAGGGCACCGGCAGCAGCAGTTCGAGCCTGAGCAGTTCGTCCAGCGGCATCCGTGACACTTACTCGGCCCAGGCCGGGGTCAGTTGGGAAGCCGACATCTGGGGCAAATTGCGCCGCGGCCTGGAAGCCGACACGGCAAACGCACAAGCGAGCTTTGCCGATTTGGCGGCGATGCGCCTGAGCCAGCAATCGGAACTGGTGCAGAACTACCTGCAATTGCGAGTGATCGACGAACAGAAACGCCTGCTGGAAGCGACAGTCGAGGCCTATCAGCGCTCGTTGAAAATGACCGAAAACCAGTACCGCGCCGGCGTCTCCGGCAAGGACGCGGTGGCGCAGGCCACCACGCAGCTCAAAACCACCCAGGCGGAGATGGTCGACCTGATCTGGCAGCGCGCGCAGTTCGAGAACGCCATCGCTGTGCTGATCGGCCTGCCGCCCGCCGAATTCAGCCTGGCCGAAACTCCAGACATCCCGGCGTTGCCCCAGGTGCCGCTGAGCCTGCCTTCGCAACTGCTGGAGCGCCGCCCGGACATCGCCGCCGCCGAGCGTTCGGTGATGGCCGCCAACGCCAACATCGGCGTGGCCAAGGCTGCTTACTACCCGGACCTGACCCTGAGCATGAACGGCGGCTATAGCAGCAGCACTTATGCCAACTGGATCAGCCTGCCGAATCGTTTCTGGTCGGTCGGCCCGCAACTGGCCATGACCCTGTTCGACGGCGGTCAGCGCTCGGCGGAAGTCGATCGCAGTGAAGCGTCCTACGACGAGACGGTCGCCAAATACCGCCAGACTGTGCTCGATGGCTTTCGCGAAGTGGAAAACTATCTGGTACAGCTCAAGGTGCTGGAAGACGAGGCCAAGGTGCGCCAGGAAGCACTGGATGCGGCGCGCGAGTCTCTTCGCTTGACCCAGAATCAGTACAAGGCCGGGTTGATTGCCTATCTGGATGTGGTGGTGGTTCAGGCCACGGCGTTGAGTAACGAGCGCAACGTGTTGAGCTTGCTGCAGAGCCGGCTGATTGCCAGCGTGCAATTGATTGCCGCGCTGGGCGGCGGGTGGGACGGGCAGCTTCAGGTGAGCGACAAGCAATAG
- a CDS encoding efflux RND transporter permease subunit translates to MNLSGPFIKRPVATMLLSLAIMLLGGVSFGLLPVSPLPQMDFPVIVVQASLPGASPEVMASTVATPLERSFGTIAGVNTMSSRSSQGSTRVILQFDLDRDINGAAREVQAAINASRNLLPSGMRSMPTYKKVNPSQAPIMVLSLTSDVLEKGQLYDLASTILSQSLSQVQGVGEVQIGGSSLPAVRIELEPQALNQYGVALDDVRTTIANANVRRPKGSVEDSQRLWQVQANDQLEKAKDYESLIIHYADGAALRLKDVAKVSDGVEDRYNSGFFNNDAAVLLVINRQAGANIIETVNEIKAQLPALQAVLPASVKLNLAMDRSPVIKATLHEAEMTLLIAVALVILVVFLFLGNLRASLIPTLAVPVSLVGTFAVMYVYGFSLNNLSLMALILATGLVVDDAIVVLENISRHIDKGVPPMKAAYLGAQEVGFTLLSMNVSLVAVFLSILFMGGIIESLFREFSITLAAAIVVSLLVSLTLTPMLCARWLKPHTPGQENRLQRWSQRANEWMVGKYATSLDWVLRHRRLTLLSLFLTIGVNIALYVVVPKTFLPQQDTGQLIGFVRGDNGLSFSVMQPKMETFRRAVLKDEAVQSVAGFIGGNNGTNNAFMLVRLKPIKERNLSAQKVIERLRKEMPKVPGAQLMLMADQDLQFGGGREQTTSQFSYILQSGDLGALREWYPKVVAAFKALPELTAIDAREGRGAQQVTLIVDRDQAKRLGVDMNMVTAVLNNAYSQRQISTIYDSLNQYQVVMEVNPKYAQDPVTLNQVKVITADGARIPLSTIAHYESSLENDRVSHEGQFASESIAFDMAEGVTVEQGSAAIERAIAKVGLPEDVIAKMAGTADAFAAAQKSQPWMILGALVAVYLVLGVLYESYIHPLTILSTLPSAGVGALLSIYVLGGEFSLISLLGLFLLIGVVKKNAILMIDLALQLERHQGLEPLASIRSACLQRLRPILMTTLAAILGALPLLLSRAEGAEMRQPLGLTIIGGLVFSQVLTLYTTPVVYLYLDKLRHRFNHWRGVRTDAALETPL, encoded by the coding sequence ATGAACCTGTCCGGACCTTTCATCAAGCGCCCGGTCGCGACGATGTTGCTGAGCCTGGCGATCATGTTGCTGGGCGGCGTGAGCTTTGGCCTGTTGCCGGTATCACCATTGCCGCAGATGGATTTCCCGGTGATCGTGGTTCAGGCCAGTCTGCCCGGCGCGAGCCCGGAGGTCATGGCCTCAACCGTGGCCACGCCGCTGGAGCGTTCCTTCGGTACCATCGCCGGGGTCAACACCATGAGCAGCCGTTCCAGCCAAGGCTCGACCCGGGTGATTCTGCAGTTCGACCTGGACCGCGACATCAACGGCGCGGCGCGGGAAGTCCAGGCGGCAATCAACGCCTCACGCAATTTGCTGCCCAGCGGGATGCGCAGCATGCCGACCTACAAGAAGGTCAACCCGTCCCAGGCGCCGATCATGGTGCTGTCGCTGACCTCGGATGTGCTGGAAAAGGGCCAGCTCTACGATTTGGCCTCGACCATTCTGTCCCAGAGCCTGTCCCAGGTGCAGGGGGTGGGTGAGGTGCAGATCGGCGGCAGCTCGTTGCCGGCAGTGCGCATCGAGCTCGAACCCCAGGCACTTAACCAGTACGGCGTGGCACTGGACGATGTGCGCACCACCATCGCCAACGCCAACGTGCGTCGACCCAAAGGTTCGGTCGAAGACAGCCAGCGGCTGTGGCAGGTGCAGGCCAACGACCAACTGGAAAAAGCCAAGGATTACGAATCGCTGATCATTCACTACGCAGACGGCGCGGCCCTGCGCCTGAAGGATGTGGCCAAGGTCAGCGACGGCGTCGAGGACCGCTACAACAGCGGGTTCTTTAACAACGACGCGGCGGTATTGCTGGTAATCAACCGCCAGGCTGGCGCCAACATCATCGAGACGGTCAACGAGATCAAGGCGCAGTTGCCGGCATTGCAGGCGGTGCTGCCGGCCAGCGTCAAGCTGAACCTGGCGATGGACCGTTCGCCGGTGATCAAAGCCACCCTGCACGAAGCGGAAATGACCCTGTTGATCGCCGTGGCGCTGGTGATTCTGGTGGTGTTCCTGTTCCTCGGTAACTTGCGCGCCTCGCTGATTCCGACCCTGGCGGTGCCGGTGTCGCTGGTGGGCACGTTTGCGGTGATGTACGTCTACGGGTTTTCCCTGAACAACCTGTCGCTGATGGCGCTGATCCTGGCCACCGGGCTGGTGGTGGACGACGCCATCGTGGTGCTGGAGAACATTTCCCGGCACATCGACAAGGGCGTGCCGCCGATGAAGGCCGCGTACCTCGGGGCGCAGGAAGTTGGCTTCACGCTGCTGTCGATGAACGTCTCGCTGGTGGCGGTGTTTCTGTCGATCCTGTTCATGGGCGGGATCATCGAAAGCCTGTTTCGCGAGTTTTCCATCACCCTGGCGGCGGCCATCGTGGTGTCGTTGCTGGTGTCCCTGACGCTGACGCCGATGCTCTGCGCGCGCTGGCTCAAACCGCATACGCCAGGGCAGGAAAACCGCCTGCAACGCTGGAGCCAGCGGGCCAACGAGTGGATGGTCGGCAAATACGCCACCAGCCTCGACTGGGTGCTGCGTCATCGCCGACTGACCTTGCTCAGTCTGTTTTTGACAATTGGCGTGAATATCGCGCTGTATGTTGTTGTTCCTAAAACCTTTCTTCCTCAGCAAGACACCGGCCAGCTGATCGGTTTCGTGCGTGGCGATAATGGCCTGTCGTTCAGCGTGATGCAGCCGAAGATGGAAACCTTCCGCCGCGCGGTGCTCAAGGACGAGGCGGTGCAAAGCGTCGCCGGGTTCATCGGTGGCAACAACGGCACCAATAACGCGTTCATGCTGGTGCGGCTCAAGCCGATCAAGGAGCGCAACCTGTCCGCGCAGAAAGTCATTGAGCGTTTGCGCAAGGAAATGCCCAAGGTGCCTGGTGCGCAATTGATGCTGATGGCCGACCAGGACCTGCAATTCGGCGGCGGTCGCGAGCAAACCACCTCGCAGTTTTCCTACATCCTGCAAAGTGGCGATCTCGGCGCGTTACGCGAGTGGTATCCGAAAGTCGTGGCCGCCTTCAAGGCCCTGCCGGAGCTGACGGCGATTGACGCCCGCGAAGGCCGTGGCGCCCAGCAAGTGACGCTGATCGTCGATCGCGACCAGGCCAAGCGACTGGGCGTGGACATGAACATGGTCACGGCGGTGCTGAACAACGCCTATAGCCAGCGGCAGATTTCGACGATCTACGACAGCCTCAACCAATATCAGGTGGTGATGGAGGTCAATCCGAAATACGCCCAAGACCCGGTCACCCTGAACCAGGTCAAAGTGATCACTGCCGACGGCGCGCGAATTCCGTTGTCGACCATCGCCCACTATGAGAGCAGCCTGGAAAACGACCGGGTCAGCCACGAAGGCCAGTTCGCTTCGGAAAGCATCGCCTTCGACATGGCCGAAGGGGTGACGGTGGAGCAGGGCTCGGCAGCCATCGAACGGGCGATTGCCAAGGTTGGCCTGCCGGAAGACGTGATCGCGAAAATGGCCGGCACCGCTGACGCCTTTGCCGCCGCACAGAAGAGCCAGCCGTGGATGATTCTCGGCGCGCTGGTGGCGGTGTACCTGGTGCTGGGCGTGCTGTATGAAAGCTACATTCATCCGCTGACCATTCTTTCGACCTTGCCATCGGCCGGGGTCGGCGCGTTGTTGTCGATCTATGTGCTGGGCGGTGAGTTCAGCCTGATCTCCTTGCTGGGGCTGTTCCTGCTGATCGGCGTGGTGAAGAAAAACGCCATTCTGATGATCGACCTGGCGCTGCAACTGGAACGGCACCAGGGCCTGGAGCCGCTGGCATCGATCCGCAGCGCCTGCTTGCAACGGCTGCGGCCGATTCTGATGACCACCCTGGCGGCGATCCTCGGTGCCTTGCCGTTGCTGCTGAGCCGGGCCGAAGGGGCGGAAATGCGTCAGCCGCTGGGCCTGACCATCATCGGCGGGCTGGTCTTCAGCCAGGTGCTGACCCTTTACACCACCCCGGTGGTTTACCTCTATCTCGACAAACTGCGCCATCGTTTCAACCACTGGCGTGGGGTGCGTACCGATGCTGCTCTGGAAACTCCGCTATGA